A genomic region of Candidatus Pseudomonas phytovorans contains the following coding sequences:
- a CDS encoding tellurite resistance TerB family protein: MNTSDLLEQLLRAGQGSQSRQGSGGVAQDGLGGLGGLLGGLLGGRAGGSTGGIPQGRSTGGSNFATLASLGMMAFQAYQSWQRSQAAAPQPALQTVDQLSGPEAEDHSHAILRALIAAAKADGRIDKQEEQLIYAEIKRQTSDPQLQQWLDEEVSKPLDVAEVARSAQNPAMAAEMYLASVMLVDDQQDDERAYLDELAGALQIDPTLQVHLEQQAKATT, translated from the coding sequence ATGAACACCAGTGATCTACTCGAACAGTTACTTCGGGCCGGACAAGGCTCGCAATCGCGCCAAGGCAGTGGCGGCGTGGCACAAGACGGCCTGGGCGGTCTGGGCGGCTTGCTGGGTGGCCTGTTGGGTGGCCGAGCGGGCGGCAGCACAGGTGGTATTCCCCAGGGGCGCTCTACCGGAGGCAGCAATTTCGCGACACTGGCGTCGCTGGGCATGATGGCGTTCCAGGCCTATCAAAGCTGGCAGCGCAGCCAGGCGGCAGCCCCGCAACCGGCGCTACAGACTGTCGATCAGTTATCAGGCCCCGAGGCCGAGGACCATAGCCATGCGATCTTGCGCGCGCTGATTGCGGCAGCCAAGGCAGACGGGCGCATTGACAAGCAGGAAGAACAGTTGATCTACGCTGAAATCAAACGTCAAACCAGTGACCCGCAACTGCAGCAATGGCTGGATGAGGAAGTCAGCAAGCCCCTCGATGTTGCCGAAGTGGCCCGGTCGGCCCAAAACCCGGCCATGGCTGCAGAAATGTACTTGGCCAGCGTGATGCTGGTGGATGACCAGCAGGACGACGAGCGGGCCTACCTTGACGAACTGGCCGGCGCACTGCAGATCGACCCGACATTGCAGGTGCACCTGGAACAGCAGGCCAAGGCAACTACCTGA